The Monodelphis domestica isolate mMonDom1 chromosome 5, mMonDom1.pri, whole genome shotgun sequence DNA segment ttcccGCTCATTTCGGGAGGGAGCTTGTTCTTGGCGGTCACCGCTGGACTCCCCGAGGTCTGACCGGCCGCTGCTTGGGCCGGACTGAAtgtctctccttctctgccttcctccctccGCCTGCTGCAGCGTCAATGACATCGTGGTTCTGGGACAGGAACGGTTCTATGCCACCAACGACCACTACTTCACCGGCCACTTCCTGTCCCAGCTTGAGCTCTTCTTGGACCTGCAGTGGACAAACGTGGTTTATTACAGTCCGGACGAGGTCAAAGAGGTGGCCAGTGGGCTCGGCTTTGCCAACGGCATCGCGCTTTCCCCAGACAGGAAGTACGTCCCCTCCTCGAGCCTCAGGGCAGACCTTTGGGGTGTGCTCAGGAGGTTCCCGGGGTGGGGGCAGGCGGGGAGCCTGTGGGGTTCTGTCAGCGCTGAGCATGGTGCCTCGAAGACCCCGAGCAGAGGAGGCCCTCGGGAGGGCGGACGGGGGCCCCGAGCAGAGGAGGCCCACCGGGAGGGCAGGAGTGCCCAGAGGAAGGACAGCTGCGAGCCCATCGCTTTGATCCCTTCTGCTCTCCCCGCCACAATGAGAACAATAGCTGGCATGTACGCTCTCTTGTCTTCCCACGCCGGCCCTGGGAAGGAAGTCACCCGCTTATCtcagttttgcagatgaggaaactgaggtacagtgtgacgtgacttgcccagggtcacacagctaggtccgAGGCCGCTGGAGCTCCGGTCTTCCTGATGGGGCGCCCCTAGTGCCCTCTCCCCCCTGCAGTTTGCCAGGCTCGGCAGGGTGCTCGTGGCTGCTCGAGGGGGTCTGTGGACGGCTGCGCAGGCCGACGCTCGCTTCTTTTGAAGGCACGTCTACGTGGCGGCGGTGACGGCTCACAGCATTCATGTCATGGAGAGGCACAACGACTGGCGCCTGACCCCACAGAAGGTAACGCCTCGGGGTGGCCTTCCCGACTCCCCGGAGGCCCGTCCTCGCCGAGGAGGGGCCTCAGCACACCCCCTTCCTTCGAGGTCCTCCACGTGGGCACTCTAGTGGATAACTTGTCGGTGGACCCTGCCACGGGCGACGTTTGGGCAGGATGCCACCCCAACGGCATGAAACTGTTGGCGTACGACCCCGCGGACCCCCCCGGATCAGAGGTACACGGGGGGGGGGGTCTGCGGCCCCAAGAGCTGATGAGATCCTGGAGCGCAAGGATGGAGGGAGAGCCGGGAGCGAGCCCCGGAGGGAGGCCAAAGTGGGGGGGCGCCTCCTCTCGGCTTAGAGGAGAGCTAGCGGGGTCTGCAGCATCAGAGGAGACAGAGGCCGCCGAGTGGCCGGGGGCCCCTTCTGGAAGCCTCCTTCGCTTCCCagccgggtgaccctgggtaagtcacctacccccactgcctagagcCCTGGAGCCTGGATTGCTTCTGAGCAgcaggtgggaggagggaggggcagGCGCAGGCTCAGCAGGAAGGTGAGCGGTCCATCGGCGCAGGGAAGAGGCCCTCGGGGCGAGGCGGTCACTGTGGCCTTGGCTCGGCCATTCGCCCGCTCGGGAGGCTGCAGGAGGCCTTCAGGCCTGGGGCAGAGAGCAGAGGCAGCGCCCCGGAAtccagggaaggaaggggagcCCGGCCCCGCGCCCCCACTGCGGTGCCCTTCCTGGCAGGTGCTGCGCATCCGGAACATCCTCTCCCCGCGGCCCGCCGTGAGCACGGTCTACGCCAACAACGGCTCCGTCCTCCAGGGCAGCACCGTCGCCGCCGTGCACGGCCACAAGATGCTGGTGGGGACCGTGTTCCACAAGGCGCTGTGCTGCGACCTGCGGGCCCCCGGAGGCCCCCCCCGGAAATAAAGGCGCAGAGAGCTGGGCTGCCTCGCCTTGGCTCCGCCCGCGGGTGGGAGCCGGGGAAGGCGGGCAGCAGGCAAGAGGAGCCCCCCAAGCCCCTCTGCGCTCCCCCGGCGTGGGGGGTGGCCGAGTGACCCTCGGCCGGCTCTTGCACTCCTTCCCTTCCggtcagaatcaatactgggctTTGCTGCCAAGGCAGAGGGGcggtgaagtgactggcccagggtcacgcagctggaagtgtctgaggccagattggagccCAGGACCCCCGCTCCGGGCCCCCCCCGCTCTCGGCCCCCCCCGCTCCGGGCCCCCCCCGCTccgggccccccccccccccgctcttTCACAATAAAGCTTCCTTCTCACCGAACGGTGACTCTTCAAGTGTTGCTTGAGGGGCTCCGTGCTTCCCGGGTTCTAGGTTCTCTGGTGCGAGACGGAGCCTAGAACAGGGCAGGTCACTCTAGAGGCGAGTCCCACGACCCGCTCAGGCACGTTCAGAGCCTCCTCAGACCACTCCAGCCGCCCAGACGAGCCCCGGCTCAGCGGGGAGCTCAGTCCCTGCGgtggccttggccaagtcacctTCTCCGGACCTCGAGGACGGCGGGCGGGAGCTCTGGGGCTCTCTCGAGGCCCCGCCCAGTCAGCCGGCCCCCCAAAGGGCGAGGAGCAGCCTTCCAAGAGGAGCTGCAAAGGCTGGGAGGGGGGAGCGAGGGCCCCCCGGGCCACACCCGAAGGAGGGCTCCTTCGAGGCCCTCCCCATAGGAGAAGGGACTGGGGGAGAAACGCCCACGTCaagggtggaggaggggaggccCATGAAGGCTTTCCTGGAAGGCCCTAGCTGGAATGACGGGGGTCCCCACCCTTGGGAGATGCCGTGTCCGCTCTGCTGGCCCACTTCCTGGATGGCCACCAGCGAGGCTGCCTTGCAGAGGGGAATGTTTCCGTTCACCCTCCACGTGCAATCCACGGTTATGACGATGAGCCGAAGTCATAGGAGGGTCCCTAGCAAAGGAGAGCCCGATTGCTCGGCGGCAGCAGCTGTCTGGGGAGGGAAACATGGAGGACAACCTTCTGCGCTGGCTGCCTTGGCAAGCGGGCAGCGCCATCCCTCGATGGCCTTTGAAGCTGCCAGACTGGCCTTGGCGCTCCTGCATGTGGCCTGGGGACTGCGCCGATAAAGCCAACTCCCCCTTTGGGGAGGCTCTGGGGCAGGGGTCCCCCAACCGCGGCCCCCCacgcacttccggaaggggcacccattggtggtcagtgagaggagccctGTATGTGGCGCCGCTCACGCACAGCACGGCTTCCGGTGACGTCATCCTTGGCgcggtgccttgttctgagagtagctgaaggagaacgaggcacCTCGCAAAGGATTAGGTGGCTGCACACTGGAAGATGTCAGCCTGGTGAGCgcgatctggggggggggggattccgCGCTGTGTAGGCAGCTGCCCGGGCAGTGGTGGCGGTGCTGGGCTGTGCAAGGTGGGACAGGCCCATCCCCGCCAGCGCGGCAGCCTCCGCTGTCCCAGACAGCGTATTCAGATTTGTTCACAGTTTTTTGTAGTCCGGCCCTCCAGCGGCCGGAGGGACTGGCCTGGCCCCCGGTGGACGTTTGGGGAGCCCTGCCCTGCAGCTCTGTAGATTTGCTCGCCCTCTCCACACCAGTTGTCTTCGCATGGCGAGCCAGCATGTTGCTTCCTTTCTTGTTTGGACACCCAGCAGCAGTGAGAGCGGGGAGAGGTGAAGCTTGCCAATAAAGTGGGAAATAAGTAGAACACGGGAGCCACAGCTCTTTCTCATAGACGTTAAGGACGTGAATAGCGGCAATAGCCCGCTGGGGAAACCTGAATGGAAACAGAAAGGCACGTGCCTTTTTCTCAGTGGTTCGGGGCACCTAGCCCCCAACAGACCGTGCATAGGACATGGAAACCTCCCAAGCAAATGCAAAAGTGTTGAACGCTTCGGCTGCGACAAAAGGGAACATTCGGCAAAGGGCTGGGGCAGGCTGAAAATGAAGCGGCCACTCAAGAATCTGACCCCAAGGAATGGCTGGGCCAAAGAAGAGGCCAGAGGAACCTCCAGAATTTCACCAGAATCCAAGGCTGCAGCCAAAGCATCTTAGCGACAGGAGAACGCTTGCGTCAGTAAACACTGACAAAGAGTGAGCGAGCAGATCCCCAATGAAACTGCACTAGAGAGCTCCCAACAAAGGAGAGATGAGCACAATTGAAACTAAGACAATTGCAACCAAATAGTAAAGAACCCCATGTGCTGGCTTCCTGTGGGAGGGGAGCAACCCAACGGAAGCCATTCGTTGGAGTCTAAGGAAACCGACACGATGGTATCCACAATGAATTCATTGGCAGCAAAGAGGAGATGGAACTGGAATCCAACCCTCTCAGTGCAATGGACGAACCTCCACAAATGCAAACTGTCCAGCgaacagaagaggaaatcagATCCGGAAATAGCCCCATCTTAGAAGAGGAAACTGCTGAAGCCATCCAAGACTTCCCCAAGCAAAAGGCCCAGGACCAGCGGGATTCCCAAGAGAATTCTAGCCAATGGATTCCAATGGTATGTAGGCTATTTGGGAAAAGCGGCCAAGGAGTCCACGCAAGCAAGCGCCTTTTCTGGCGCAGATATGACTTGGTTAATGAAGCAGGAAGAGCCCAACCGGAGGAAGGGGAGCAGAGCCCAATCCCCCAAGGACTGCTCAGGAAAACTGTTCCGTCCCATAAGGTCAAGGCCATCGCCCAGGAAGGCAGGGCTGACCCAGGCGGAGGCACGCTGCCGGCACGATGGGCCTCTGCAGTAGCAAAGAGCAACGGGCCGGCTCTCTAGCTGCTACCAGAACCCAGCAGACCCCCTGGTTAAACACGGAGAATCGCCACCGGCAAAGCGCTGTCCTCACCTCGCTCTCCAAAGCACTGTGGCCAATAGAAGGCACCCAATGGAAGGAATTAGAGGGGCCACGAGGCGCCCCCTGCCGGCTGGCGTGGGGAATGCCAGTATGTAGGCGAGCGGCTTGTGGACGAAGACAAGCAGAGCGAGGAAGGCAACGTGGCAGGGGGGCCATTCCCAAAGGGAAAGCTCTGCGCCGTGCCCTGCCGGCGACCGAGAAAGCCCTCCGCGAAGGGAGGATCCCGCAGAAAGGACTCCTGAGCCTGGACGTTCATCCCGCtgagccctccccccccccccccccccaggagccGGACTGCCGCCGACCGAGCCCACCGCCCAGAGCGAACTCCCGCCCTAGCCACTAGGGGCGCTGTCCAAAGGCCGACGCGATCGGTGCTGCCCGGCTTTGCATTGAGGGCATGAGGTGACCGAcaggtccagggtcacacagccaggaagtgcctgaggctgggtTCCAACTCTTGGGTCCTACTAAAGTTAAAGCTAGGCGCCACAGGGGACAGAGAGGCCGTCCTGGAGTTgggtggttctgggttcaaatttgaacaccGACGCTTCCTAGCTgaaggaccttgggcaagtcactgaactcccttTGCTTGGCCCTTGTCCCCCGGGGCGCCCAAATCGAGCTGAGACAGCACTACCGCCGCGCCTGGAGGAGCATCTCTCCCCTTAGCCAAGTGGTCAGTCCCCACCCAAAGGCCCAGGATGGCGCGTTGATCGGGTCACCCCTCGGAGCCTCCCAGCAGTCTTCTGCAGCTGCTCCGGCCTCACCTGGCCATTTCTCTAGGGTGTCCCCGCCCGGTGCCCAGCGAGCCcgcccttcccttcttcctctgggGCCTTTTGAATGATCCTTTAAGGCCCTCTTCAAATagcacctcctccaggaagccttccctgatccctcTCGGTCATTCCACAGTCAGGGGCGAGCTTGCCCCGCCCCAGGCATCACCTCTGCTTCTCTGGCTCCTTCCCGTCCTTGGGGATCTCCGGGCACCTTTGGGCTGGAGCTCCCTGCAGGTGGCACCCCGGCCAGCCTCCCGGCCGTCCTCGGAGCCTCACTGCAAGCAGAGCCCTCAATGGAGGCTCCGGCAAGTGGCGCCCCCGCAGCCTCCGCCTCCACAGCAGTCGGGCCAGCGAGggcccgccccgccccgccccgccccctcccGCCCCACCCCCCGAGCCCCTCCTCCCGCCTTTAGGTCCCCTCCAGCTGGCTTCGCAGCGCCCAGACCGGACCGGACCGGAGCGAGCTCAGCCATGGCGCGGGGGCTCCTGCTGCTCAGCCTGCTGGTCCTGGCTCTGGCCCTGGTGGCGGAGAGGCGGGCGGCGTTCCGGTGAGAGGCCGCGAGTGGGGCCGCTGACCCTCGGGGGGAAGGGCGGGAAGGGGGCCGTCGGGGCAGCTACGGCGGGGGGAGCAGCCAAGGCGGCCCTCCGGCCCGGCGGCCCGCTCCCCTCGGCGGAGGGCTCCGTCACTACGGGCTGCCCGGTTCGGGGTTCACCGCCGAGGAGCCGCTCGTCTGCCCAAGCAGCAGTggggaagccctgagttcaaattcagcctggagaccagctgggtggccctgggtcAGCCCAAGCCAGTAGGGGGCGCCAGCCTCTCCCACATCCCCGACTCTCCTGCCAGCTCCACCCCCAAGGGAGGGCACGAAGTGGGACACACAAGCTCGCACCCAGGAGCCCAAGTGCTGGCTGTCAGCCATCTCTCAGcctgtctttccctctcccagTCCCTTCGGCCACTGCTCCCTGATCCCTCCCCTACTCTGTAGCCTTCTGGGGCTCCCTTTTGCTTCTGATTGCTCCGTGGCCTCTGGAATCCTTCCTGGCTTCTGAGGCTCAGCTGGGGGGTTTCCTCCTCTCTGGAGCCTTCCCTGATTTGGTGGCCCCTCCTGGCCCTGTCAGCCACAGCCCTTGCTTTCTCTTTTGCCACCCACGGGAGATGGGCAGTGTCCAGTTGAATTGGGCTGGGCTGGGTCCCTAAGGATGCAGCACCCAGGCAGGCGCAGACCCTCTCCCCATATCCCCCACCAGGGCCCCTCGTGCCCTCATCCCTCGCCTGGAGAgtgctctgcccccccccccccacggcaGCCATCTTCCTGCCCGTGGCACAGCCGCCACCCGTGGCCTCCCTTTggagcctcagttccctctccTGGGCAGTGGGTGGGCGGGTGGCCCAAAGGTGCCCAGCTcggccctccctccctctgcaGCCCCCAAGGTGCCAGCCTCCTGGCCTTTGCTGTGACCTGAGCCTCCCCCTCCCTTGGGGGCCCCCTGGCCCCGCCCTGCCACCTCGCTGGTCCTCGTCTCCCTGGGGCCACCCTCTGCCCGTGCCAACCCAGGCTCCCGAGGCCCCTGCCCTTTGCCCTGAGCCCGGGCAGGGTGCCACGCGCCCCGACGTCGGTGTCTTTGGTGGCGGCCTGACGTGGGCTCCGGCTCTCCCCCCTGCTCAGAAAGCGGTTCAACG contains these protein-coding regions:
- the LOC100018559 gene encoding serum paraoxonase/lactonase 3 isoform X2 — translated: MAKLLKLMALGLALAFLGERFVTFRRRMNVSHQVLPVEPPSCHLIQGLDRGGAVFLYVVNHPRGMSTVEIFEFQGDALLHLKTITHELLSSVNDIVVLGQERFYATNDHYFTGHFLSQLELFLDLQWTNVVYYSPDEVKEVASGLGFANGIALSPDRKHVYVAAVTAHSIHVMERHNDWRLTPQKVLHVGTLVDNLSVDPATGDVWAGCHPNGMKLLAYDPADPPGSEVLRIRNILSPRPAVSTVYANNGSVLQGSTVAAVHGHKMLVGTVFHKALCCDLRAPGGPPRK
- the LOC100018559 gene encoding serum paraoxonase/lactonase 3 isoform X1; amino-acid sequence: MAKLLKLMALGLALAFLGERFVTFRRRMNVSHQVLPVEPPSCHLIQGLDNGSEDIDILPSGLAFLSTGLKYPGMPSFAPDKPGEIFLMDLSEDRPRARALPIKNEFDVQSFNPHGISAFVDKDRGGAVFLYVVNHPRGMSTVEIFEFQGDALLHLKTITHELLSSVNDIVVLGQERFYATNDHYFTGHFLSQLELFLDLQWTNVVYYSPDEVKEVASGLGFANGIALSPDRKHVYVAAVTAHSIHVMERHNDWRLTPQKVLHVGTLVDNLSVDPATGDVWAGCHPNGMKLLAYDPADPPGSEVLRIRNILSPRPAVSTVYANNGSVLQGSTVAAVHGHKMLVGTVFHKALCCDLRAPGGPPRK